The Castanea sativa cultivar Marrone di Chiusa Pesio chromosome 4, ASM4071231v1 sequence TCACAGCATCCGTTAGCCCTTTCCCCCTTCCACAAAAATTTTGCATGCCGCAAGTGGAAAGCTACGACGGGTCTAAGGACCCATTagatcacttggagtctttcaagaccctaatgcaccttcaaggggtgcCAGACGCAGAGCCTTCCCCACCACGCTGAAGGGACCCGAGAGGATCTGGTTCAGTAGACTGTCGCCCAACTCCATTGGTACATTCAAAGAGTTAAGCGCCCAATTCGCCTCGCACTTCATTGGAGGTCACAGGTACAAGAAGTCCACCGCGTGCCTGATGAACATTAAGCAGCGGGAAGACGAGACGCTGAGGTCTTACATAGCTCGTTTCAACAAGGAGGCCCTCTCAATCGATGAAGCagacgacaagatactcgtggtAGCATTCACCAATGGGCTGCGGAAGGATAACTTTCTATTCTCCCTGTATAAGAACGACCCAAAGACCATATCAGATGTGCTCTACTAGGCgaccaagtacatgaacgcagaaGACGCATTGTTGGCTCGAGAAGAGAAgcccaaaaaaagggaaaggcaggaagACGCACGCTTGGATAGGGGGCGAAAGAAAGCAAGAACTGAAGAACGACGAGATGATTGACGCCCTAGACCACCCGCGGGGAGATTCACAAGCTTCACCCCCCTGACCGCTCTTATCGACCAAGTGCTAATGCAAATTAAAGATGAAGGAGCCTTGACTTTTCCCGACAAGCtaaagggagatcccaacaagaGGCCAAGGGACAAATATTGCCGCTTTCATCGAGATCATGGCCATGACACAGCTGATTGCTACgacttgaagcagcaaatagaagctcttattAGACAAGGAAGGCTACAGAGGTTCATTAACAAGGAGAGAGCAAACCAGCCGCAAGATCAAGCTCCCCGATGGGAGAACGATCGCCCCAGACAACCCCTAGGAgatataaggatgattgtagggagCACCACGGCCGCTAGATCATCAAAGAAAGCTCGGAAGACGTACCTCAGAATGGTTTAGAACATCCAAATGACGGGTTCCGTACCCAAAATGTCGCGGATTGATAATCCCTCCATTGGATTCTTAGAAGAAGATGCACGGCGTCTTCACCATCCCCATGATGACGCGCTCGTCGTCACCATACAGGCAGGagactacaacatgcatcgagttCTTGTCGACAATGGCAGCTCGACaaatatcctctactaccccgcattccaacagATGGGGATTGATAGGGAGCGGCTAGTTCCAACTAACACCCCACTCGTCGGCTTTGGGGGTACGAGGGTATTTCCCCTTGGCGTAGTCACTTTGGCTGTAATTGTTGGAGACTACCCTCAGCAAATCACCAAGAATGTAGATAAGCAGCCTAGAAGCCGCAGGATGCATGGCCTTATGGGCAATAGAACTAAGCGAGTTTGACATAAAATATCGCCCACGCACCACCATCAAGGGGCAAGTGGTCGCCGACTTCATTGTGGAGTTCACCAATGCAAAAGGCCAGGGGATAGAATATCCCCAATGGAATGTGTTCACGGACGGATCATCAAACAAGGGAGCTGGTGGAGCGGGGGTTGTATTTCAGTCTCCAGAGGGTGACAAGGTCGAATGCATGGTTCGACTTGATTTTCCTACGACTAACAACGAAGCGGCGTATGAAGCTCTCATAGCAGGTTTAGATCTAGCCAAAGTCGTAGGGGCCACAAACATATTGATCCATTGCAACTCTCAAGTCGTCACTAATCAGGTAAACGGCGACTACAAATGTAAGGGAGAAAGGATGAAGAAGTACTTGGAGCAAGCAAAGAGAAGGGTGAACGAGCTGCAAGCAAAGGtcgttcaaatcccaaggggaGAAAATGAGCAAGCCGACTACCTTGCTAAGGCCGCATCCGCAGAATACATGACCACCCCCGACAAGGTACTCTCATTTATTCAGCTCTCACCACTAATAGACGTTGTCAATATACAGGAGATTGGTTCTGAAAAAAATTGGACCACCCCCTTGATCTCTTACTTGAAAGACGGCACGCTGCCTAAGGGGGAGGAAGCTGCAAGGAAGCTAAAGGTCCAGTCAGTACGATTcgtcttgataaaggacgtccTGTATAAGAGGGGTTTCTCCCGACCGTACTTGAGATGTTTAGGCCTCGAAGAAGCAGAATATatcatgagagaagtacacgaggggatatgcggcaaccaTTCAGGGTCGCGGTCGTTGGTACATAAGTTGATTCGGACCggatactactggccgacaatgcagaatAACACCCAGGTTTATGTAAAAGCTTGTGAtaaatgtcaaaggttcagcaacatcattAGACAGCCGACGGAGGAATTGACCCCAATAGccgccccatggccattcgcccagtgggggttggatatcatgggaccattcccaATTGCAGTGAGGCAACTGAAGTTTCTCGTTGTCGgcatcgactacttcaccaaatgggtggaagctgaaGCCTTGGCCATGATCACTGAAAAGAACGTACGGAGCTTCGTATGGAAAAGCATTATTTGCAGGTACGGAATTCCAAGGGTCTTGGTCTCAGACAACGGTaagcaatttgacaacgactcaTTCTGAGCCTTCTGCTCAAagctaggaatcaagaaccattattcctccccAGCCCATCCTCAAGTGAACGGataagttgaagtcacgaatcGATCCTTGCTTCTaatcatcaagactcagctcgagagggcaaagggtatatggccAGAGAAGCTGCCTAGCGTATTATGGGCATATAGAACGATAGTAAGGACTCCTACGGGAGAAACTCTGTTCCAGCTGACATACGGGAGTGAAACGGTCATCCAGTTGAGATTGGACTCATGAGTTACAGGGTGGAcaatcacgacgagggaagaaatgacGAAGAGCTACGTCTACAACTTGATCTAACTGACGAGGTTAGGGCAATAGCTGAGCAGAGACTCGCACGATACCAGGATCTCATGgccaaacactacaactccTGAGTCAAacaccgagacttcaaagtcgAAGACCTCGTCCTAAGGAAAGTGATGGGCGCCGCTAGAGATCCCGCACAAGGAAAGCTTggcccaaactgggaaggaccctacaagataACATCACGGCTGAGGAAGGGCACCTACCACTTAGAAACGCTTGACGGGCAAAAGCTACGccacccatggaacgccgagcatCTCAGGAAGTACTACCAATAAAAGATAGCATGAAGAACACTACTGCTCATTCCCAGTTTAtgtcttttaattatttttcctaGTTTATTTTCGCCTACAGTACATTTTAAGCCCAAAAGGCTgaggttttctttttggaacaattttcaacttatgcattcatcataataagaggagtttatttAGAAACGACTAGTAGATTCGTTATGTCTTCAAAAAGACAAcattaccaagtccacaaagtggacaacctTATCattaagtccataaagtggacaaCCTTATCTTTAAATCCATAGAGTGGACGAGTCTactgctaagtccacaaagtggacgaccttatcttttagtccacaaagtagacgagtctactactaagtccacaaagtggacgaccttatcgTTAAGTCTACAAAATGGATGATCTTATctttaagtccacaaagtagatGTTCCTACTGTAAAgatcacaaagtggacgactttatgattaagtccacaaagtggacgagtctactACTAAGACAACAAGCAGACGAGTTCAGTATAACGTCCAATAACTGGACAAATCCGTGataaaacctacaaaatgaataaatttattaaaaatccaTAAAGTGGATCAATAATCAGCCAAGAAAAAGCTGAAGCCATCACCCACAAAGCTGACAAGTACATGGAAAATGGCTTGAGACAAGTTTATTTGTCAGTCAAAAAGGCTGACGCCGTCACATATAGAGTGATGGGTATATAAAAACAGCTTTGAATAAATTAATCAGCTAAGAAAAAGCTGACGCCGTCACATATAAAGTGACGGGTATATAAAAATAGCTTTGAATAAATTAATCAGCTAAGAGAAAGCTGACTCCGTTACatataaagcaaacaaacatataAAGCTGACGCCATTATTATTAAGTTGACGGGCTCATCACAAGAAAAACAGACAGCTTTACTATGTAAATAAAGTAGAAAAGAGAAATATGGCTCAAATATAAAGCGACACATTGAGAAGTAATacaaataaagtaatatttttacaaaaagcccaaaacaacGGGCGTCAAGCATCAAAAATTCATctgtcttttacaaaaaaggagaaaatgcCTAAGTTCGTAGAATTGGGGGGGTCTTGATACTTCCCTTCACCCTCAACAAGAGTAGGCTGAATGCTAGAGGTAGGAGGCTCTTCAGCATAATGGTCATCACCTTGAGGGTTCGCTGACGGAGTCAAAGTGACGGACTTGTCCACGGCTGGTTGAGTAAGAACAATGCTATCATTCTTTCGGTTTGCCTCTAGCTTGTTAGCATCGTCACTTTCCTCATTGACGGTGTCGCCTGCAGGAGTCGACGGAATAGGCTCGTCCATGGTAATTTTGGACAAATCCAAATCGGGATAGACAGACTTAACTTGTTTCAAGTAGTCCTCAAACCCGTCACCATAGTAGATGGCACAAGCGTCTATAAAGGATTGCGAGTTCTTAAACTCTGTCACAGCGTCGCTCCTAGCCGTTTCCACCTAACTTAGGATGGACTTCAGCTCCTTTTCTGCCGTCatcttggcttcttcttccgACTTCCGCTGAAGACTTTCCTCCGCTAACTTCTCCTTTAGTCCCTTCAACTCCTAACCAAGGACACGATTCGCATCCTTATATTGCCCTTGCCTGTCGGCCAAATACTTAATACACTCATGCAGACAGGTAATCACCCCCTCCTTAGCAATACACCTCTCTGACAAAGCCTTCATACGAACCATAGCCTACATTGCCAAAGAAAAATGACGTCAGGTCATTAAAACTAATCTAGCACCAAAATAAGAAAGGGCATACCCGAATAAGGTCAAACAGGCCTGACGCCCCTATCTCGTCCGTTGCCTGCTCGGCACAGGGGTCCATCTCCTCATCTTTTAAAATGGACCCCATCACCTCCACGGCGTAATCTTTATGGGTTAGAAGGCGGCGGACGAGTCTTGGCTAACAGGGCCTGACGACGTCATCAACCTTTTGCCTGCCCCATGGCTGGACTTGGGAGGTGATGGCTTCTTGGAAGGTTTATCTCTAGGAGTTATGGCAACCTTCTTCCCGGAATGCTCATCCTTGCCGTCAGCCTTCCTCTTGGCTCCTACCTTCCCGACGGACTTAGGGACTGACGACAGCGTCGCCTCCCCTTTAGCCTtctcctcttccttcttcttcgcAGCAGCGACAGCCCATATTCTTTGCCTGACTGACTCCATTTCTGTGAAAGATAGTGAGGGTTAGAAAAGAAATAGTGTTAGGGAGCAGAcgaaaaaaattggaaaatgctCACCTTGATGAGAGTAAGCGTTTAGCTTACAAGCCTCCTCCATCGGCTCTGGACCACcacaatataaatgtaaagCGTCTAGTGTGATTAGGTCCTGACACTTCTGCTTGTCCAAAGAGATAGCCGTCACTTGATGGATGAAATCCTCTTGTTCCGCGGTAATGCGTGGACGGACGTTAgctgaagagaaaagaagacgGGGTTAGGAATCAAACAAGCAGACTAAGTAAAAAAGATGGGGTCAACCTAAGTTCCTGACGTATGCCCAAGTGTTGTCGAAAAAACCATGAGGCATTGACTCCCACTCCTCCTGACGGCATACCCAGTTCGTCCCCTCTACAGAAAAGTATCTACCTTTCCACTTTCTATTAGAGTCGGGCATATCCGATACCAACATCAACTCTTTCTCCCTTACTACAAAATGATATATCCCCTTTAATGAGGAGATATGCTGAGGGCggtagcaccaaaagaactcgtccaaggttAACTGACGGTGTCCACCACTCAGACGACCCCACAGGATCTCGGCATCGATAAATATTCGCTAGGCGTTAGGGGCAATCTAGCTTACAGATATTCCCAAAAAGTTAGCCAGCTGACGATGTAAGGCCATCAGTGGTAATCTTAATCCTGCagcgaacatggcatcatacatgccaacTTCCGCGGTTTGTCTCGAATAGTATCTCTCACCCTCCTCGAGGAGACGAATTGGGATATCGTCCGGTATTTGATAACAGGTCcgcaaatttttgaaaatattttccgacaTCATCGGCAAAAATTTGTTAATGGACCATTCTGGGGGTAGGATAAAAGGACGGTCGTCCCCAGGAGCTCCTGAGGTGCTCTCTAAGGTTTCCTCGTCACCATCACCCTCATCCCTGTCACTGGttctttccttttcctcttCACCGATCGTTTGGTCTCCGTCACCTGTCCTTTCCTCCTCTTCACCGTCCCCGCTCACCTCACCTTCTCTAGAATTCCCTACTTCTTCGTCAGAAGAATAGGCTGACGTTTCCCTTTCGGACGACCAGGATAAGCCCTCCTCAGGCTCACGACCTGATTAGAAGACATCATCGTAACCCGCTCCTTCGCGGATCGACGATTGTTCACTTGTCGCCTCCCTAGACATCTAACTACCTACAAACGATGGGTTTATTCTAAGAACCTAGGCCAATAACCTCACTAAAGGGCattactagaaaaaaaaaaaaaaaaaaaaaaaaaaaaaaaaaaaggaagagaactTACAAGTAAATACTTGGCAAGAGACGTTCCTGAGAAAAGTGACGGCGTGAAAAGGTGACGAGCTCATGAGATCTGACGGACAAAGGAGATCAGAAACCGACGGTCTGTCCCTCTCAATATTAGCGAAAGATGAAAAGTTtggaatgaaaaaagaagagagatatatataggCAATAGAGGCACGAAAGACGAGGCAACACGCCCGTCTAGACACGGAGCCAGTCAATCCGTGACACATGTCCTGGCATTTAAAGAAGGTGGCTCGAATTACCACGCGTGAATGGCTTTCCAACGACATTGACTCCATAACCCGTCAGCTATAGCTGACGGAATCATGGAGTAGGGGGCAGTTGATGAGGATGATTTTACAATTAGCTTGACACTTTAAAAAGACGACGGGAATAACGAGCTCGTCAGCTATGGTCATTAAACCACCTTCCTTTGACGTCCGTGGCTCTGCTTCATATTTGACGGCATTAGGCTGAAGGGAGAAAGCTGACGAGCTCAAGCTGACGAGATCAAGCTGAAAAGATCAAGCTGAAGAGATCAAGTTGAAGGTTGTGAGTTGACGACCCTTTTGGG is a genomic window containing:
- the LOC142632463 gene encoding uncharacterized protein LOC142632463, which codes for MALWAIELSEFDIKYRPRTTIKGQVVADFIVEFTNAKGQGIEYPQWNVFTDGSSNKGAGGAGVVFQSPEGDKVECMVRLDFPTTNNEAAYEALIAGLDLAKVVGATNILIHCNSQVVTNQVNGDYKCKGERMKKYLEQAKRRVNELQAKVVQIPRGENEQADYLAKAASAEYMTTPDKVLSFIQLSPLIDVVNIQEIGSEKNWTTPLISYLKDGTLPKGEEAARKLKVQSVRFVLIKDVLYKRGFSRPYLRCLGLEEAEYIMREVHEGICGNHSGSRSLVHKLIRTGYYWPTMQNNTQVYVKALRQLKFLVVGIDYFTKWVEAEALAMITEKNVRSFVWKSIICRYGIPRVLVSDNVEIGLMSYRVDNHDEGRNDEELRLQLDLTDEVRAIAEQRLARYQDLMAKHYNS